The Apodemus sylvaticus chromosome 18, mApoSyl1.1, whole genome shotgun sequence genome includes the window TCAGTAGAAAAGCAAAAGCCCAGGCAGCAGAGACAGAATGCCCTCAggatttgagtttcctcaggaTACATACTGAAGCTCAGCTATTGGACAGTTACTCTAGATTGCCACTCCTCCTAATGTCTCCTCTCAGAAGTTACTTATTCCTGACTCTCTTAGGCCAGCTCTGGCCTTGTCTTTAATCAGCTCCGTGTGCAGGAATCATGAAGATCTGCTTTCTGCTGCTGATCCTCTCTATGTATTTCTTCCAGATCAACCAAGGTAAGTACCAAGACCTGCTGAACTCCTGACCAGACCTGAGTACACTGGCTCAAAGAACTGGTGATAAATGAGTTTTGGGTCTGAGGAGCAATCAGCAGGAGAGAATTCCTAGGGTCAACACCCTGCAGCCAACAGCCATCAGGGACTTCATTCTGTGGCCCAGTTCAGTTATCAGGGCAATGAGCTTGTCCGGAATGAAGAGCTAGAAATAGAAATTTCTCAAGATCTTCAACCACCATCTTGCCATGCTCATCTAGGAAATATTCTTTGTAGAAACCATTCTTTCTTATCCCCAGGAAAGCAGGTCTCACCAAGAAGCCAGATTTCTATCAAGAGTCAGGCACCTGTTCCTTTAGTGCCTTTCACAGGCCCATTTAACACATGACTGCAATACACGTGGCTAATGGGGAATATGAACTTGATGTTTTAGATTAGGTAAGTTCAAGACAGATGATGCATGTCTTGAAAGGTTGTTTGTATGAAGCAGAGACTTAGAATGAAGTACAAGTActctcattttatattattcctcACAGTGTCCCTGTGAATAAAAGGAAGCCATATGACTATTTCTTGGATAGAAAGTCTACTCTAATCACATAACTTATGTTCAGTAGGTCAAGAGCCCAATCCAAGGGATGAGGGATCAAGTGAACCATCATCACTGCATAGCAAAATCTTGAACTCCTAATATAACTGAATTACTTCACACAAAGACCATTGCTAATTCTTTCTTCTGATTAGCCCAGTCTAGTAAAGTTAAAAGCCAGAGTTTCATTCTACAGATTAGCAGAAGGAGATGATCAGCCAGAGGTATACTTAAGAAGAATGAGAATCAAAACAAGGGCAGGAGATTCCATCATGGTCCAGGCATTGCTTTTCTGGATTTTCTAATCTGTGAAGACAAGGGACACATTTGTCATCTGTTATATCAGGGAGGAATTGAGTGAACTGAGTTCTCAGTCTCTCCTTGGCTCTAAAATAGACCTATTCTATTAAACCTCTTCTGCTTAGCAATTGCCTTGGTTTATTTTTCTGATGTGATATTATAGtctgaaaaaacaacaaatggaaaaaagtttattttatctcCCAACTCAGTACATGATACACTGTggcagggaagtcagggcaatgGGAACTGAAGTAGGTAGTCACACTGTATCCACCTAATGGATACtgttgtctacttgacacaatcTATAATGGCATGGGAAAAGAATATCAATTCGGGATTGTCTATGTTATCTATAGGTGATTGTCTTTGTTGCATTAACTGAAGTAAGAAGACCTGCCCATTAAAAATTGTCACCATCTCCAGGGTTTAGGGCCTGAACTGTAAAAGACTGCAGAAAGGGAACTAAGCAGTGGCTTGCAagttctctatctatctatctatctatctatctatctatctatctatcaatctatccatccatctatctatctatccatccattatctagctatccatccatctatctacctactatctacctatctatcatctatttatctatctatcatctatccatcatctatctatcttgctAATAGTAACTCTCCCAGTGTCTTACTCTCTCCCTtgcttgatctctctctctctctctctctctctctctctctctctctctctgtctctctgactgtccTCTCCTATTTCTTTGTCTCTCACTGTGTAtgtattctgtctgtctgtctgtctgtctgtctgtctgtctgtctctctcttctctctctcctctctttttttgATTGTGGTTATGACAACTAATTTCTTCAACTTCCTGCCACCTTAATATTTTTGTACTAATAAATTGTAACATGTAATTATGAACTAAGCCCTTTCTCTCAAAAGTTGCTTTTTTCAGGATATTTTTCCatagaaactaaaaaagaaacttcaataaGCCATAGTCCAAAATCAGAGAGCAACGAATGAGTACATTAttcctcattttctccatttatgtgaTCCATGATGCCTGCCTGAGAATCGTCCCATGCACAGTTAAAATCGATTATCTCACACTGATTAACACAACCAAGATAATCTCAACAGACATAACGGAGGCCCTTTTTCCAAGTGACTCTTGAGACTCTGTCAAgccaataatttaaaacaattaaaatttatcaACATTGAAGAGgagaaacatatatacataaatatgtatatatacagattaATGATGCCATTAAGAAAATCAAACTCAGCAATATGCTTTCAAAACTCGATCTCTATTGCTCATCCTAGTGCAAGTATTTCACCAGGGAACATAGAATACACGAAGCATCCTCTTAGAGTCAAGCCAGCATCCAACAGCtccataaaaggaaacaaaatatggATATGGTAACCTCTGAAGGCTTTGATTAGGGATGATCATTATAGAGATCAATGTTAGATTTAGAGCATTGCTCTTTCAACAATCATACACAAGAAAAGACAGAACCCCCAAAATGTAGAGAAAAGCTAtgatacagaactcaaaaagatggGTTTAATGTTAGGAAGTGAATGGGTTAAGCTGTGATGCATCTTTGAGGAAGTTCTGGGGTGGGAAAGTCAAGCTTCACTCCCTTTTCTCCCACCACCATAGCATCACAGTCCCACTGATGAGTTTGTGGTGATGAGAATTTTCTGCAGCCAGAGATCATGGTtcttcctttaatcccaacatctAAGAGGATGAGTCAAAGACATCCTgaactacataatgaattccaagcCAGTGAGGCCTATAGAGTgataccctgcctcaaaatgaatagaaaataagtattctacatttgttttctaatgtaaAAACCACAATCTATGTGGATATTTAGCTGTGGGACTCTCCCTGGTGTGTTAGTTCAAGATATCTCATATTTTATTACATGTCCAGGATacaagttataaaattatttcttttgtatgtaCTTTGTATTGAACTCTTATATGATCATCAGTATGCTAAATATGACCACAGTGATAGCCAAGAGACTAAggttttcctgttcttttcttttctaacagcTTTTGGCCGTGATACAAAAGAATGTATCCAAAGAAAAGGTTTCTGTCACTACTTTGAATGTCCATGGTTGTATAATTTTGTTGGCACCTGTTATAAAGGAAAAGGCAAGTGTTGCCAAAAATGCTATTAGTATACCAGAAGTCACATAAACAATATGGaatcattgctttaaaaaaataaacacactgaggtgttgcttcttttttctagatattttctttatttatatttggaatgttatccattttccttgtttccattccaaaaaccccctatcccattccccctccccatgccccaccccccaccccctatcccccaacccccatcccccaccctcccacccctgctcactaaccaacccacttctgcttctctgtcatgGAAATCCCCTGCACTAGGGCAACCAGCCtttacaggtccaagggcctctcctctcattgatgtctgacaaggccatgctctgctacatttgcggctggagccgtgggtccctccatgtgtactctttggatggtggtttagttcctggaaacCTCTTGGaggtatggttggttgatattatagTTCTTCTAATGAAGTTGCAAACCCCTAATTTCCTTCAGATCTTTATCTCCTCTATAGGGAAACCCATGCTAAGCCCAAAGGTTTTatgtaagcatctgcctctgtctttgtcaggctcagACAGAGCgccccaggagacagctatatcagactcatGTCagaaagtacttcttggcatctacaatagtgcctgggttgggtaactgaatatgggatggatccccaggtagggcagtctctgaatagcctttccttcagtctctgtgtgaAACTTTGTATCTGTATTTACTCCAATGGGTactttgttccccattctaagaaggatcaaagtattcaaaCTTTGGTCTCCTTCTTCTTTagcatcatgtggtctgtgaattttatcttgggtattctgagcttttgggctaatatctacttatcagtgagtgcataccatatgtgttcttttttttttttttatttcaaatgttgcccccttcctcatcccccctccaagagttcttttttttttaaatttttttattcgatataatttatttacatttcaaatgatttccccttttctagcccccccactctccgaaagtcccgtaatcccccttctcttcccctgccctcccacccaccccttcccacttccccattctggttttgccgaatactgcttcactgagtctttccagaaacaggggccactcctcctttcttcttgtacctcatttgatgtgtggattatgttttgggtattccagttttctaggttaataaccacttattagtgagtgcataccatgattcaccatttgagtctgggttacctcacttagtatgatgttctctagctccatccatttgcctaagaatttcatgaattcattgtttctaatggctgaatagtactccattgtgtacacataccacattttttgcatccactcttctgttgagggatacctgggtgctttccagcatctggcaattataaatagggctgctatgaacatagtagagcatgtatccttattacacggtggggaatcctctgggtatatgcccaggagtggtatagctggatcttctggaagtgaggtgcccagttttcagaggaatcgccagactgatttctacagtggttgtatcaatttgcaaccccaccagcagtggaggagtgttcctctttctccgcaccctctccaacacctgctgtctcctgaatttttaatcttagccattctaactggtgtaagatgaaatctcagggttgttttgatttgcaattccctaatgactaatgaagttgagcattttttaagatgcgtctccgccatccgaagttcttcaggtgagaattttttgtttaactctgtaccctatttttaatagggttgtttggttttctggagtctaacttcttgagttctttatatatattggatattagccctctatctgatgtaggattggtgaagatcttttcccaatttgttggttgccgatatgtcctcttgatggtgtcctttgccttacagaaactttgtaattttatgaggtcccatttgtcaattcttgctcttagagcatacgctattggtgttctgttcagaaactttctccctgtaccgatgtcctcaagtgtcttccccagtttcttttctattagcttcagagtgtctggctttatgtggaggtccttgatccatttgggtttgagcttagtacaaggagacaaggatggaacaattcgcattcttctgcatgatgacctccagttgaaccagcaccatttgttaaataggctatcttttttccattggatgttttcagcctctttgtcgaggatcaagtggccataggagtgtgggttcatttctagatcttcaatcctgttccatttatcctcctgattgtcactgtaccaataccatgctgtttttaacactattgctctgtagtaatgcttgaggtcagggatactgattcccccagaatttcttttgttgctgagaataattttagctatcctgggttttttgttgttccagatgaatttgataattgctctttctaactctgtgaagaattgagttgggactttgatggatattgcattgaatctgtatattgcttttggccggcatgatatttctagttccatacctgtgcctaagaatttcatgaagtcattgtttttaatagctgggtgtTATAGCTCCATTGTATGAATgaagtacattttctgtatccattcctctgttgagggacatctggtttctttccagctcctggctattataaataaggctgctataaacatagtagagcatgtgtccttatttcatggaggagaattttctgggtatatgcccaggagtggcatagctgggtcctcaggaggtactatgtccaattttttaaggaaccaccaaactgatttccagagtgattgtaccagcttgcaatctcaccagcaatgaaggagtgttcctcttactctaCATCCtcgtcagcatctgctgtcccctgagtttttgatcttagccattctgacttgagtgaggtgaaatctcagggttgttttgatttgcatttccctgatgatcaaggatattgaacatttacttaggtacttctcagtcattcagaattctttgtttagctctgtaccccatttttagtagggtatTTGTATCTCTgtaatctaacttcttgagttctttgtatatattggatattactcctctaccagatgtaggattggtaaagatcttttcccaatctgttggttgccattgtgtcctactgacagtgtcctttgccttacagaagctttgcaaatttatgaagtcccatttgtcaattctttatcttagagcatgagGTATTACTCTTCGGTTCGGGAGCTTTTCtcagtgcccatgtgctccaggctcatctccactttcatttctattagtttcagtgtatctgcttttatgtagaggtccttgatccaattggacttgtgctttgtacaaggagacaagaatggatcaatttgcattcttgtacatgctaactaccagttgaaccagcatcatttgttaaaaatgctgtcttttttctactagatggatttagctcctttgtcaaagatcaagtgaccataggtgtgtgggttcatttctggatcttcaattttattccattgatctacctccctgtcattgtaccaataccatgcagtttttatcactattgctctatagtatagattgaggtcaggcatggtgattccaccagaggttcttttattgttgggaatagttttaactatcctgggtttttttttttttgttgttgttgttgttcaagataaattttgaaattgctctttataactcatGAAGAActaaattggaattttgatgcagATTGcatttgaatctgtagattgccttaggcaagatggccatttttactacattaactctgccaatccatgagcatgggagatcttttcttcagtttctttcttcatagacttgaagttcttggcatacagatctttcacttccttggttagagtcataccaagatattttatatctattgtgaagggtgtctgttgtttccctaatttctttcttagcctgtttatcctttgagtatacaaaggctactgattactttgagttaattttatatccaaccactttgctgaagttgtgtatcaggtttaggagttctcaggtggaaTTTTGGAGTCacataaatatactatcatatcatttgcaaatagtgatactttgactacttcctttccaatttgtatccctttgatctctctttgttgtctaattactctggctaggatattgagtactatattaaataagtagggagagagtgggcagccttatctagtcgtGTTTATTTAGCTtaatgtttgctgtatattacttttactatgtttaagtatgggccttgaattcatgatctttccaagacttttatcatgaagtgatgttggattttgtcaaatgctttcttagcatctaatgaaatgatcatgtgttttttttttcctctttgagtttgtttatgaagtggattatattgatggatttctgtatatggaatcatccctacatccctggaatgaagcctacttgatcgtggtggatgatcattttatgtgttcttgggttcagttggcaagaagtttattgagtatttttgcatcaatattcataaggaaaatcggtctaaagttctctttctttgttgaatctttgtatggtttaggtatcaaactaattgtggcttcatagaatgaattggctagtgttccttctgtttctattttgtgaaatagtttgaagagtattggtattagtttgtctttgaaggtctgaccgaactctgcactaaacccatctggtcctggattttttggttgagagaatATTAATGACTGCCACtctttcattaggggttatgggactgtttaaataatttatctgatcctaatttaattagGCACTTTGgtgcctggtatctgtctagaaaattgtccatttcatctagattttccagtcttgttgagtataagctggtatagtaggatctgatgattttttggatttcctcagtatctgttgttatacctcccttttcatttctgattttgttaaattggatactgtctctgggccctctggattgtttgactaagggtttatatatcttgttgattttctcgaagaaccagctccctgtttggttgattctttgtatactttttgttgttgttgttgttgttgttgatttcagccctgagtttgattatttcctgccttctactcctcttgggtgtatttgcttctttttgtttatgAGACTTAAGATgagctgtcaagctgctaatgtatgctctttccagtttctttttgaaggcactcagagctgtgaatttttcttttatttctgctttcattgtgtctcataagtttgggtatgttgtgccttcattttcactagattctaaaaagtcttaatttctttatttcttccttgaccgagtTATCATTAAGTAtcatgttgtt containing:
- the LOC127668919 gene encoding beta-defensin 38-like, yielding MKICFLLLILSMYFFQINQAFGRDTKECIQRKGFCHYFECPWLYNFVGTCYKGKGKCCQKCY